A window from Neoarius graeffei isolate fNeoGra1 chromosome 14, fNeoGra1.pri, whole genome shotgun sequence encodes these proteins:
- the LOC132897486 gene encoding general transcription factor II-I repeat domain-containing protein 2A-like, with protein MVFHNMTAKEEILTILPLKGHTRGSDVFDTFMEFVSKSHLPLFKLTSITTDGAPSMVGHTAGFVALCKQSESFPDFLNYHCIIHQQGLCGKILNMKDIMDVAIKIACSFRARSLQRRLFRAQLEEAGADHTDLLLHTDVRWLSRGKFLERFLELLPEIKEFLKHTTTHAAAYTQLEDGQWLADLAFLTDVTNKINDLNLELQGKGKHIANMISSVNTFKTKLRLLVRRLQQCDVRNFPHLEAELRRQGKDSVELARYEQQIQNILLEFERRFTDFASIEPVAQFLCFPFGENVDVDCIAPKVATLFSLDSSAVENEILTLQNDIEIKCRATPGITGEFWNLLLEEKYSNLRQCALNMTSLFGSTYLCESAFSHMKIIKSKYRTTLTDDHLAACLRLALNSYCPDYEKLAASSQCQKSH; from the coding sequence ATGGTTTTTCATAACATGACGGCAAAAGAAGAGATTCTGACAATTTTGCCTTTGAAAGGGCACACAAGAGGGTCGGATGTTTTTGACACGTTTATGGAGTTTGTCAGTAAGTCGCATTTACCCCTCTTCAAACTTACGTCAATCACAACTGATGGGGCTCCATCTATGGTTGGGCATACTGCTGGGTTCGTTGCTTTGTGCAAGCAGTCGGAATCTTTCCCTGATTTTTTGAACTATCACTGTATCATTCACCAACAAGGGCTGTGCGGGAAGATTTTGAACATGAAGGACATCATGGACGTAGCTATAAAAATCGCGTGCTCTTTTCGGGCCAGGAGTTTACAGAGGCGCTTATTCCGTGCCCAGCTCGAGGAGGCAGGTGCAGACCACACCGATCTGCTGCTGCACACCGACGTCAGGTGGTTGAGCCGAGGCAAATTCCTCGAAAGATTTTTGGAACTTTTGCCCGAAATTAAAGAGTTCCTGAAGCACACAACTACCCATGCTGCTGCTTATACTCAGCTGGAGGACGGTCAGTGGCTCGCTGATTTGGCTTTTCTCACAGATGTCACCAATAAGATCAATGACTTGAATCTCGAGCTGCAGGGGAAAGGAAAGCACATCGCCAACATGATCAGTTCAGTGAACACCTTTAAAACGAAGTTGCGCCTGCTGGTACGCAGGTTGCAACAGTGTGATGTCAGGAACTTTCCGCACTTGGAGGCTGAGCTCCGCCGTCAGGGCAAAGACAGTGTGGAACTTGCTCGTTATGAgcaacagatccaaaacattCTTTTGGAGTTTGAGCGCCGGTTTACTGACTTTGCGTCCATTGAGCCTGTTGCTCAGTTTCTGTGCTTTCCATTTGGTGAAAATGTTGATGTGGATTGCATTGCGCCCAAAGTAGCCACACTCTTCAGCCTGGACTCCAGTGCTGTCGAGAATGAAATTCTCACACTGCAAAATGACATTGAGATCAAATGCAGAGCAACACCTGGGATAACTGGCGAATTCTGGAACCTGCTGCTGGAAGAGAAGTATTCAAACCTCAGACAATGCGCACTGAATATGACTTCCCTTTTTGGATCAACATATTTGTGTGAGTCTGCCTTTTCACACATGAAAATAATCAAGTCCAAGTACAGAACCACACTGACTGATGACCACCTCGCAGCCTGCTTAAGGCTGGCACTCAACTCCTACTGTCCGGATTACGAGAAGCTAGCTGCCTCCTCCCAGtgccagaagtcccactaa